The following proteins are encoded in a genomic region of Longimicrobium sp.:
- a CDS encoding tetratricopeptide repeat protein, whose protein sequence is MANSAKLRDQARNHELRGQWREAIDAYRELVETPEGGDVDIGTWNRIGDLHLRLNETERAVQAYEQAVNAYVDVGLYNNAIALCRKILRLVPGRAQTYLRLGQISAAKGFFADARQNFLEYAERMRKAAKVDASFAALKEFADVSPEPADVRRLLADQLLAHGRRDEAVEQLRLLLGLVLDDGDQDQADLIRQQILSADPGASTEPLTRQQAAASDDLALDTGDISPRAPQQPKAPSEDLSAFTTDAGMDFGNVQLDVEPLAGLEHTSLDPPASAPPARGAKGEDEEDVEGPEDLPLINFDAAPESGRAADPARFGEVSLDNTPVDFGPGEGDEEGEPLPLIDFDTPALASAAKAPTAAPDRLEELRARVAAAPHDTAAREALIASLHDHGLGHEVPRLLEELHRTLAQAGRYRDAVDPISALIRLRPGDPVLLQKRVEYAFRSGDHEEQVVAYLALGRHFSAGGDVARGEAVFKRVLELDPANEEAREAVAQSAAAQAQAKPAVPAAPAQPAADYVDLGQLILGDEGEREATTRFVVEEREPSGDEERDFAEMLAHFRQKVAENIEVEDATSHYDLGLAFKEMGLLDEAIAEFQVALRGGANPLATLEILGQCFVEKGQYPVAARVLDRALRLPGVSDAELVGVLYQLGRSEEALGRPRQAVDYYERVLSVDIRFRDAGQRIEALRAALTPA, encoded by the coding sequence ATGGCAAACAGCGCGAAGCTGAGGGACCAGGCCCGCAACCACGAGCTGCGGGGCCAGTGGCGCGAAGCCATCGACGCCTACCGCGAGCTGGTGGAGACGCCGGAGGGCGGCGACGTCGACATCGGCACGTGGAACCGCATCGGCGACCTGCACCTGCGCCTGAACGAGACGGAGCGCGCGGTGCAGGCGTACGAGCAGGCGGTGAACGCGTACGTCGACGTCGGGCTGTACAACAACGCCATCGCCCTCTGCCGCAAGATCCTGCGCCTGGTCCCCGGCCGCGCGCAGACCTACCTGCGCCTGGGGCAGATCAGCGCCGCCAAGGGCTTCTTCGCCGACGCGCGCCAGAACTTCCTCGAGTACGCCGAGCGCATGCGCAAGGCGGCGAAGGTCGACGCCAGCTTCGCCGCGCTGAAGGAGTTCGCCGACGTCTCGCCCGAGCCCGCCGACGTCCGCCGCCTCCTGGCCGACCAGCTGCTGGCGCACGGCCGCCGCGACGAGGCCGTCGAGCAGCTCCGCCTCCTCCTGGGCCTCGTCCTGGACGACGGCGACCAGGACCAGGCGGACCTGATCCGGCAGCAGATCCTTTCCGCCGACCCCGGCGCCAGCACCGAGCCGCTCACCCGCCAGCAGGCCGCGGCGAGCGACGACCTGGCGCTCGACACGGGCGACATCTCCCCCCGCGCGCCGCAGCAGCCGAAGGCGCCCTCCGAGGACCTGTCCGCGTTCACCACGGACGCGGGGATGGACTTCGGCAACGTCCAGCTCGACGTGGAGCCGCTCGCCGGGCTGGAGCACACCTCGCTCGACCCCCCCGCGAGCGCGCCGCCCGCGCGTGGCGCGAAGGGGGAGGACGAGGAAGACGTCGAGGGACCCGAGGATCTCCCGCTCATCAACTTCGACGCGGCGCCCGAGTCCGGCCGCGCCGCCGATCCGGCGCGCTTCGGCGAGGTCTCGCTCGACAACACGCCAGTGGACTTCGGCCCGGGCGAGGGCGACGAGGAAGGCGAGCCGCTCCCGCTGATCGACTTCGACACGCCGGCCCTCGCGTCCGCGGCGAAGGCGCCGACCGCCGCACCGGACCGGCTGGAAGAGCTGCGCGCGCGCGTGGCCGCCGCGCCGCACGACACCGCCGCGCGCGAGGCGCTGATCGCGTCGCTGCACGACCACGGGCTGGGGCACGAGGTGCCGAGGCTGCTGGAGGAACTGCACCGCACGCTGGCGCAGGCCGGACGCTACCGCGACGCGGTGGACCCCATCTCCGCGCTCATCCGCCTGCGCCCGGGCGACCCGGTGCTGCTGCAGAAGCGGGTGGAGTACGCCTTCCGCTCGGGCGACCACGAGGAGCAGGTGGTCGCCTACCTCGCCCTCGGCCGCCACTTCTCCGCGGGTGGGGACGTGGCCCGGGGGGAGGCGGTGTTCAAGCGGGTGCTGGAGCTCGATCCCGCGAACGAGGAGGCGCGCGAGGCGGTGGCCCAGTCCGCCGCCGCGCAGGCGCAGGCGAAGCCCGCGGTTCCGGCGGCGCCCGCGCAGCCCGCGGCCGACTACGTGGACCTGGGCCAGCTGATCCTGGGCGACGAGGGCGAGCGCGAAGCCACGACCCGCTTCGTGGTCGAGGAGCGCGAGCCGTCGGGCGACGAAGAGCGCGACTTCGCGGAGATGCTGGCGCACTTCCGCCAGAAGGTGGCGGAGAACATCGAGGTGGAAGACGCCACCAGCCACTACGACCTGGGGCTGGCGTTCAAGGAGATGGGGCTGCTGGACGAGGCCATCGCCGAGTTCCAGGTCGCCCTGCGCGGCGGGGCGAATCCCCTCGCGACGCTGGAGATCCTGGGCCAGTGCTTCGTGGAGAAGGGCCAGTATCCCGTGGCCGCGCGCGTGCTGGACCGCGCGCTGCGCCTCCCCGGCGTGTCCGACGCGGAGCTCGTCGGCGTGCTCTACCAGCTGGGGAGGAGCGAGGAGGCGCTGGGGCGGCCGCGGCAGGCGGTGGACTACTACGAGCGCGTGCTGTCGGTGGACATCCGCTTCCGCGACGCGGGACAGCGCATCGAGGCGCTGCGCGCCGCTTTGACACCCGCGTGA